A genomic stretch from Setaria italica strain Yugu1 chromosome VII, Setaria_italica_v2.0, whole genome shotgun sequence includes:
- the LOC101786906 gene encoding protein SRG1 has protein sequence MEAASNKIVHRDEITDDAFTDSAHIPEKYIRTDEVSAGAVVGEDEAYELPVIDMAKLLDPELSASETAKLGSACRDWGFFQLTNHGVDEAVIQRMKESTVQFFGLPLDSKNDVAVRGDGFEGYGHHYSRLSKLDWAESVILITQPVQDRNMELWPTNPPMFRDALEEYSAAVTKLMRQLLGSMATDLGVGEAALLGAFSGKRQSMAIHHYPPCRHPEKVIGNTAHTDGLALTALLHVDDTPGLQMLQGGRWFPVRPRPGAMVVNVGDILHILTNGAYRSAEHRVVVNAERGRTTAVIFQDASVGGMVAPLPELLVDGGEARYRSIPRFEYLKVRFSALAQRKGFLESLKL, from the exons ATGGAGGCTGCTAGCAACAAGATCGTCCATAGAGACGAGATCACGGACGACGCCTTCACCGACTCGGCGCACATCCCGGAGAAGTACATCCGGACCGACGAGGTCTctgccggcgccgtcgtcggtgAAGACGAGGCCTACGAGCTTCCCGTCATCGACATGGCGAAGCTTCTTGACCCGGAGCTATCGGCGTCGGAGACGGCCAAGCTTGGCTCCGCGTGCAGAGACTGGGGTTTCTTCCAG CTCACAAACCATGGAGTTGACGAGGCAGTGATCCAGCGCATGAAGGAGAGCACCGTGCAGTTCTTCGGCTTGCCGCTCGACAGCAAGAACGACGTGGCAGTCCGAGGAGACGGCTTCGAAGGCTACGGCCACCACTACAGCAGGTTGTCGAAGCTGGACTGGGCAGAGAGTGTGATCCTCATCACCCAGCCAGTCCAGGACAGGAACATGGAGCTCTGGCCAACTAACCCACCCATGTTTAG GGATGCGCTTGAGGAGTATTCGGCGGCGGTGACGAAGCTCATGAGGCAGCTGTTGGGTTCCATGGCGACGGacctcggcgtcggcgaggcggcgctcctGGGCGCGTTCAGCGGGAAGCGGCAGAGCATGGCGATCCACCACTACCCGCCGTGCCGGCACCCGGAGAAGGTGATAGGCAACACGGCGCACACCGACGGGCTCGCCCTGACGGCGCTGCTGCACGTCGACGACACGCCGGGGCTGCAGATGCTGCAGGGCGGGCGGTGGTTCCCTGTGCGGCCGCGGCCGGGTGCCATGGTCGTCAACGTCGGCGACATCCTCCACATCCTCACCAACGGCGCGTACCGGAGCGCCGAGCACAGGGTGGTGGTGAACGCCGAGCGGGGACGGACCACCGCCGTGATTTTCCAGGACGCCTCCGTCGGCGGGATGGTGGCGCCGCTCCCGGAGCTGCTCGTCGATGGAGGCGAGGCGCGGTACAGGTCCATCCCGAGGTTTGAGTACCTCAAGGTTAGGTTCAGTGCCCTGGCCCAGAGGAAAGGGTTCCTCGAGAGCCTCAAGCTGTAG
- the LOC101752764 gene encoding anthocyanidin 3-O-glucosyltransferase — protein sequence MGSSPHVAVVAFPFSSHAPKLLAVARALATAAPSATFSFLSTAGSLERLRGAGAAVPGNLRLVEVPTGGGDDDEEDTPAWRRMELFVEAAEAGGLKQSLEAAARAAAPAGAAATVTCVVGDAFMSMAAEAGVPWVAVWTGGPCALLAHLLGDALREDIGDHAASRGDELLTSHAGLGSFRVRDLPFGGANPSGEMHRVMSLLLHRVARRLPRAASAVALNAFPGLFPPDVSAALDGALPNSLALGPYHLLPGAAAPAASGDPHGCLAWLDRRPERAVVYVSFGTVAALPPDELRQLASGLEAAGAPFLWSLREESWPLLPPGFLDRAGASGSGTGLVVPWAPQGAVLRHPAVGAFVAHSGWGAVVEGMSGGVPMACRPFFGDQQMNARAVAELWGFGTSFEDSGPMTRGGVAAAVTSLLAGEEGAPMRARARELQAKVDEAFQPDGGSMNNFRKFVEIVCARA from the exons ATGGGGTCATCGCCGCACGTCGCCGTGGTGGCCTTCCCCTTCAGCTCCCACGCCCCCAAGCTCCTCGCGGTGGCGCGCGCCCTCGCCACCGCGGCGCCGTCCGCgaccttctccttcctctccacCGCCGGCTCCCTCGAGCGGCTCcgaggcgccggcgcggccgtccCGGGGAACCTGCGCTTGGTGGAGGTACCCACGGGAggcggggacgacgacgaggaggacacGCCGGCGTGGCGCCGGATGGAGCTCTTCGTGGAGGCCGCCGAGGCCGGCGGGCTCAAGCAGTCGCTGGAAGCGgcggcccgcgccgcggcgcctgCTGGGGCCGCCGCGACGGTGACCTGCGTGGTCGGCGACGCCTTCATGTCCATGGCCGCCGAGGCCGGCGTGCCCTGGGTCGCGGTTTGGACGGGCGGCCCGTGCGCTCTCCTGGCGCACCTCCTCGGTGACGCGCTGCGCGAGGACATCGGCGACCACG CGGCGAGCCGGGGTGACGAGCTTCTGACCTCCCACGCGGGCCTCGGGAGCTTCCGCGTGCGTGACCTCCCCTTCGGTGGCGCCAACCCCAGCGGCGAGATGCACCGCGtcatgagccttctcctccaccgCGTCGCACGGAGGTTGCCCCGCGCCGCCAGTGCCGTCGCGCTCAATGCGTTCCCGGGCCTCTTTCCGCCGGACGTCTCCGCCGCCCTCGACGGCGCACTCCCCAACAGCCTCGCCCTCGGGCCGTACCACCTCctcccgggcgccgccgccccggccgcctccgGCGACCCCCACGGCTGCCTCGCCTGGCTCGACCGCCGGCCCGAGCGCGCCGTGGTGTACGTCAGCTTCGGCACGGtggccgcgctgccgccggacGAGCTGCGCCAGCTGGCCTCGGGGCtcgaggccgccggcgcgccgttCCTGTGGTCTCTCCGGGAGGAGTCATGGCCGCTGCTCCCGCCGGGGTTCCTGGACCGCGCCGGGGCCAGTGGCTCCGGCACCGGCCTCGTCGTGCCGTGGGCGCCGCAGGGCGCCGTGCTAAGGCACCCGGCGGTGGGCGCGTTCGTCGCGCACTCCGGTTGGGGGGCGGTCGTCGAAGGGATGTCGGGCGGCGTGCCCATGGCGTGCCGCCCCTTCTTCGGCGACCAGCAGATGAACGCCCGCGCCGTGGCGGAGCTGTGGGGTTTCGGCACGTCGTTCGAAGATAGCGGGCCGATGACACGcggcggagtggcggcggcggtgacgtcGCTGCTCGCCGGGGAGGAAGGGGCCCCGATGAGGGCCAGGGCGCGGGAGCTGCAGGCCAAGGTTGACGAGGCGTTCCAGCCCGACGGCGGATCCATGAACAACTTCCGCAAGTTTGTCGAGATAGTGTGTGCTCGTGCGTGA
- the LOC101777530 gene encoding cytosolic sulfotransferase 17-like, whose amino-acid sequence MVHENVFGFRLNGQLGLGAGTKIRRSLFQTNRRISKLASDGKELPGRATSCKFALEIHPPAGDPGHPLLRVNLHDCVPFMEKLFAAGLGSKVMDALPSLRQTATHMHHSVLPASIEKNPDCKIVYICRDPKDMLVSMWQFSRRIQPDLELSDLLEAACDGSCLSGPIWDHVLGYWNASKASPETVMFLRYEEMLQDPVSNVVKLSRFLGRPFSPAEEEAGVAMDVMRLCSFEKLKDLEVNKAGSGSGSPSLRGVREGAFVNSSYFRRGEAGDWTNHMTPEMARRLDAVMEERLCGSGFSFS is encoded by the exons ATGGTCCATGAAAACGTTTTTGGGTTCCGATTGAATGGGCAACTTGGTCTTGGTGCGGGTACAAAGATTAGACGTTCACTGTTCCAGACGAACCGGAGGATCAGCAAGCTAGCTTCGGATGGAAAGGAACTGCCAGGAAG AGCTACATCGTGTAAATTTGCACTTGAGATTCACCCACCGGCCGGCGACCCCGGGCACCCGCTCCTCCGCGTCAACCTGCACGACTGCGTCcccttcatggagaagctctTCGCCGCCGGGCTGGGGAGCAAGGTCATGGACGCGCTGCCGTCGCTGCGGCAAACGGCCACGCACATGCACCACTCCGTCTTGCCGGCCTCCATAGAAAAGAACCCCGACTGCAAAATCGTCTACATATGCAG GGACCCGAAGGACATGTTGGTTTCTATGTGGCAGTTctccaggaggattcaaccagACCTTGAATTATCCGACCTGTTGGAGGCAGCCTGCGACGGCAGCTGCCTGAGCGGCCCCATCTGGGACCATGTCCTCGGCTACTGGAATGCCAGCAAGGCGAGCCCGGAGACGGTGATGTTCCTGAGATATGAGGAGATGCTTCAGGACCCCGTCAGCAATGTCGTCAAGCTGTCGCGGTTCCTGGGACGGCCGTTCTcgccggccgaggaggaggcgggggtcgCCATGGACGTGATGAGGCTGTGCAGCTTCGAGAAGCTGAAAGATCTGGAGGTGAACAAGGCAGGCTCAGGCTCAGGATCGCCATCCCTGCGAGGCGTTCGTGAAGGTGCCTTCGTGAACAGCTCCTACTTTAGGAGAGGCGAGGCGGGAGACTGGACGAACCATATGACGCCGGAGATGGCCCGGCGTCTCGACGCTGTCATGGAAGAGAGGCTCTGCGGATCAGGCTTCTCCTTCTCCTGA
- the LOC101753173 gene encoding cytosolic sulfotransferase 8: MANVTACTGPATVLSGLPAPVPFKDVGGGDGDAGQQDADASAPEEYASAVISDLPSNPKLFLRRYQGTWVLESWVPGIVAIQRGFAPRGGDVILASPPKCGTTWLKALAFATMARGVHPPAGDPGHPLLRVNPHDCVPFMEKLFAAGLGSKVMDALPSPRLMATHMHHSVLPASIKKNPDCKIVYICRDPKDMLVSMWQFSRRIRPDLELSDLLEAACDGSCLSGPIWDHVLGYWNASKVSPETVLFLRYEEMLQDPVSNVVKLSRFLGRPFSPAEEEAGVAMDVMRLCSFEKLKDLEVNKAGSGSGSPSLRGVREGAFVNSSYFRRGEAGDWANHMTPEMARRLDAVMEERFCGSGFSFS, from the exons ATGGCTAATGTTACTGCCTGCACCGGCCCGGCTACTGTACTCTCTGGACTACCTGCGCCGGTGCCATTCaaggacgtcggcggcggcgacggtgatgCCGGGCAGCAGGACGCCGACGCCTCAGCGCCGGAGGAGTACGCGAGCGCCGTCATCTCCGACCTCCCGAGCAACCCGAAGCTGTTCCTGCGCCGCTACCAGGGCACGTGGGTGCTGGAGTCATGGGTGCCGGGGATCGTCGCCATCCAGCGGGGCTtcgcgccgcgcggcggcgacgtcatCCTCGCCAGCCCGCCCAAGTGCGGCACCACGTGGCTCAAGGCCCTGGCCTTCGCCACCATGGCGCGCGGCGTTCACCCACCGGCCGGCGACCCCGGGCACCCGCTCCTCCGCGTCAACCCGCACGACTGCGTCcccttcatggagaagctctTCGCCGCCGGGCTGGGGAGCAAGGTCATGGacgcgctgccgtcgccgcggcTCATGGCCACGCACATGCACCACTCCGTCCTGCCGGCCTCCATCAAAAAGAACCCCGACTGCAAAATCGTCTACATATGCAG GGATCCGAAGGACATGTTGGTTTCTATGTGGCAGTTCTCCAGGAGGATTCGACCAGACCTTGAATTATCCGACCTGTTGGAGGCAGCCTGCGACGGCAGCTGCCTGAGCGGCCCCATCTGGGACCATGTCCTTGGGTACTGGAATGCCAGCAAGGTGAGCCCGGAGACGGTGCTGTTCCTGAGATACGAGGAGATGCTGCAAGACCCCGTCAGCAATGTCGTCAAGCTGTCGCGGTTCCTGGGACGGCCGTTCTCGCCGgctgaggaggaggcgggggtcgCCATGGACGTGATGAGGTTGTGCAGCTTCGAGAAGCTGAAAGATCTGGAGGTGAACAAGGCAGGCTCAGGCTCAGGATCGCCATCCCTGCGAGGCGTTCGTGAAGGTGCCTTCGTGAACAGCTCCTACTTCAGGAGAGGCGAGGCGGGAGACTGGGCGAACCACATGACGCCGGAGATGGCCCGGCGTCTGGACGCTGTCATGGAAGAGAGGTTCTGCGGATCAGGCTTCTCCTTCTCCTGA
- the LOC101753581 gene encoding cytosolic sulfotransferase 3: MANVTTGTSPATVLSGLSAPVPFKDVVVIIGDRDAGQQDADASAPEEYASAAVSALPSNPKLFLRRYQGTWVLEPWVPGIVSIQRGAFAPRRGDVVIASPPMCGAPWLKALAFAAMARGVHPPAADPAGHPLLRVHPDDCVPSMEKQFGTALGRKAMDALPSPRLMATHMHRSILPASIAENPDCKIVYICRDPKDMLVSMWQFSRKIRPDLEFSDLLEAACEGSCLSGPIWDHVLGYWNASKASPERVLFMRYEEMLQDPVGNVVKLSRFLGRPFSPDEEEAGVAMDVVRMCSKLKDLEVNRVGSGSSPLPGIREGGLMNKNNSYFSRGEVGDWANHMTPEMARRLDVVMEERLLGSGFSFC, from the exons atgGCTAATGTTACTACTGGCACTAGCCCAGCTACTGTACTCTCTGGACTATCTGCGCCGGTGCCGTTCAAGGACGTCGTCGTCATCATTGGCGACCGTGACGCCGGGCAGCAAGACGCCGACGCCTCAGCGCCGGAGGAGTACGCGAGCGCTGCCGTCTCCGCCCTCCCGAGCAACCCGAAGCTGTTCCTGCGCCGCTACCAGGGCACGTGGGTGCTGGAGCCGTGGGTGCCGGGGATCGTCTCCATCCAGCGGGGCGCcttcgcgccgcgccgcggcgacgTCGTCATCGCGAGCCCGCCCATGTGCGGCGCGCCGTGGCTCAAGGCCCTGGCCTTCGCCGCCATGGCGCGCGGCGtgcacccgccggccgccgacccCGCCGGGCACCCGCTCCTCCGCGTCCACCCCGACGACTGCGTCCCGTCCATGGAGAAGCAGTTCGGCACCGCGCTGGGGAGAAAGGCCATGGACGCGCTGCCGTCGCCGAGGCTCATGGCCACGCACATGCACCGTTCCATCCTGCCGGCGTCCATCGCCGAGAATCCCGACTGCAAAATCGTCTACATATGCAG GGATCCGAAGGACATGTTGGTTTCTATGTGGCAGTTCTCCAGGAAGATCCGGCCGGACCTTGAATTCTCCGACCTGTTAGAGGCAGCATGCGAGGGCAGCTGCCTGAGCGGGCCCATCTGGGACCATGTCCTTGGGTACTGGAACGCCAGCAAGGCGAGCCCGGAGAGAGTGTTGTTCATGAGATACGAGGAGATGCTGCAAGACCCAGTCGGTAACGTCGTCAAGCTGTCGCGGTTCCTGGGGCGGCCGTTCTCgccggacgaggaggaggcgggggtcgCCATGGACGTGGTGAGGATGTGCAGCAAGCTCAAAGATCTGGAGGTGAACAGGGTAGGCTCTGGCTCGTCACCCCTACCAGGCATTCGTGAAGGTGGCTTGATGAACAAGAACAACTCCTACTTCAGCAGAGGGGAGGTGGGAGACTGGGCGAACCACATGACACCGGAGATGGCGCGACGTCTGGACGTAGTCATGGAAGAGAGGCTCCTCGGATCAGGCTTCTCGTTCTGCTGA
- the LOC101754004 gene encoding serine carboxypeptidase-like 45, producing the protein MQGRRGAVAAALVCAAALMLGGGRCAQAAAAEDKIGGLPGQPPVGFAQYAGYVPVDDAGKRSLFYYFAEAEADPAAKPLVLWLNGGPGCSSVGVGAFSENGPFRPSGNVLVRNEYSWNKEANMLYLESPAGVGFSYSTDPSFYQGVGDSMTARDNLKFLQGWFAKFPQYKGRDLYITGESYAGHYVPQLAQRMVEFNKKEKLFNLKGIALGNPVLEFSTDFNSRAEFFWSHGLISDSTYNIFTTVCNYSRYVSEYYHGSLSASCDRVMSQVTRETSRFVDKYDVTLDVCISSVLMQSQILSPQQGSRELDVCVEDETMSYLNRKDVQQAMHARLSGGVQRWTVCSSVLEYKQLDLQIPTINTVGALVKSGIPVLVYSGDQDSVIPLTGSRTLVSRLASRLRLNATAPYRAWFQGKQVGGWTRVFGGGALSFATVRGASHEAPFSQPERSLGLFRAFLAGRPLPESFE; encoded by the exons ATGCAGGGACGCAGGGGCGCCGTCGCTGCGGCATTGGTGTGCGCGGCGGCGCTGATGCTCGGCGGTGGCCGCtgcgcgcaggcggcggcggcggaggacaaGATCGGCGGCCTGCCGGGCCAGCCGCCGGTGGGCTTCGCGCAGTACGCCGGCTACGTCCCGGTGGACGACGCCGGGAAGCGGTCGCTCTTCTACTACttcgccgaggcggaggcggatcCGGCGGCCAAGCCGCTCGTGCTCTGGCTCAACGGAG GACCTGGGTGTTCATCCGTAGGAGTGGGGGCGTTCTCAGAGAATGGGCCATTCAGGCCTAGTGGCAATGTGCTAGTCAGGAATGAGTATAGCTGGAACAAAG AGGCCAACATGCTGTATTTGGAGAGCCCTGCAGGAGTTGGCTTCTCATACTCCACTGATCCTTCCTTCTATCAGGGTGTTGGTGACAGCATGACAG CCAGAGACAATTTGAAGTTCTTGCAAGGCTGGTTTGCCAAGTTCCCACAGTACAAGGGCAGGGACCTGTACATTACAGGAGAGAGCTATGCTG gccACTATGTCCCACAGTTAGCACAGCGCATGGTTGAATTCAACAAGAAGGAGAAGCTATTCAATCTGAAAGGCATTGCT CTGGGTAACCCGGTCCTCGAATTCTCCACCGATTTCAACTCGAGGGCCGAGTTCTTCTGGTCGCACGGCCTGATCTCGGATTCGACCTACAACATCTTCACGACGGTGTGCAACTACTCGCGGTATGTGAGCGAGTACTACCACGGCTCCCTGAGCGCGTCCTGCGACCGGGTGATGAGCCAGGTGACCAGGGAGACCAGCCGGTTCGTCGATAAGTACGACGTCACCCTGGACGTCTGCATCTCCTCTGTCCTGATGCAGTCCCAAATCCTTTCCCCCCAG CAAGGGAGCAGGGAGCTGGACGTGTGCGTGGAGGACGAGACGATGAGCTACCTGAACCGGAAGGACGTGCAGCAGGCCATGCACGCCCGCCTCAGCGGCGGCGTGCAGAGGTGGACGGTCTGCAGCAG TGTTCTTGAGTACAAGCAGCTGGACCTCCAGATCCCCACCATCAACACCGTCGGAGCGCTCGTGAAGTCCGGCATCCCCGTGCTGGTTTACAG CGGCGACCAGGACTCGGTGATCCCGCTGACAGGGAGCAGGACGCTGGTGAGCCGGCTGGCGAGCAGGCTCCGGCTCAACGCGACGGCGCCGTACCGGGCCTGGTTCCAGGGGAAGCAGGTCGGCGGGTGGACGCGggtgttcggcggcggcgcgctctcCTTCGCCACGGTGCGGGGCGCGTCGCACGAGGCGCCATTCTCGCAGCCGGAGAGGTCGCTCGGGCTCTTCAGGGCCttcctcgccggccggccgctgccgGAGTCGTTCGAGTGA
- the LOC101754399 gene encoding chaperone protein ClpC1, chloroplastic: protein MEGALVQSAIVPTIYRSNSGRFRVRARARTNATMVRNMPTRTLTLGGFQGLRQTNFLDTRSVVKRDFGSIVASQIARPRGSASRGVVRAMFERFTEKAIKVIMLAQEEARRLGHNFVGTEQILLGLIGEGTGIAAKVLKSMGINLKDARVEVEKIIGRGSGFVAVEIPFTPRAKRVLELSLEEARQLGHNYIGSEHLLLGLLREGEGVAARVLESLGADPNNIRTQVIRMVGESTEAVGAGVGGGSSGQKMPTLEEYGTNLTKLAEEGKLDPVVGRQDQIERVTQILGRRTKNNPCLIGEPGVGKTAIAEGLAQRISNGDVPETIEGKKVITLDMGLLVAGTKYRGEFEERLKKLMEEIKQNEDIILFIDEVHTLIGAGAAEGAIDAANILKPALARGELQCIGATTLDEYRKHIEKDPALERRFQPVKVPEPTVDETIQILRGLRERYELHHKLRYTDEALIAAAQLSYQYISDRFLPDKAIDLIDEAGSRVRLRHAQLPDEAKELDKELRQITKQKNEAVRGQDFEKAGELRDREMELKAQITAIIDKSKEMIKAETESGEVGPLVTEADIQHIVSSWTGIPVEKVSSDESDRLLKMEETLHTRIIGQDEAVKAISRAIRRARVGLKNPNRPIASFIFSGPTGVGKSELAKALAAYYFGSEEAMIRLDMSEFMERHTVSKLIGSPPGYVGYTEGGQLTEAVRRRPYTVVLFDEIEKAHPDVFNMMLQILEDGRLTDSKGRTVDFKNTLLIMTSNVGSSVIEKGGRKIGFDLDYDEKDTSYNRIKSLVTEELKQYFRPEFLNRLDEMIVFRQLTKLEVKEIADIMLKEVFNRLKAKDIDLQVTEKFRDRVVDEGYNPSYGARPLRRAIMRLLEDSLAEKMLAGEVKEGDSCIVDVDSEGKVIVLNGSSGVAEPLEPALSA from the exons ATGGAGGGGGCTCTAGTTCAGTCTGCAATTGTTCCGACCATCTACAGAAGCAACTCTGGTCGGTTCCGTGTGCGTGCAAGGGCCAGAACAAATGCCACAATGGTGCGGAATATGCCGACAAGGACCCTTACTCTTGGCGGCTTCCAAGGGCTGCGTCAGACAAATTTTCTGGACACGAGGTCCGTGGTCAAGCGGGACTTTGGATCTATTGTGGCAAGCCAGATTGCAAGGCCGCGGGGGTCGGCGTCAAGGGGGGTGGTTCGCGCCATGTTCGAGCGCTTCACTGAAAAAGCAATCAAGGTGATTATGCTTGCGCAGGAGGAGGCAAGGCGTCTGGGCCACAACTTTGTTGGGACGGAGCAGATTTTGCTCGGGCTTATTGGTGAGGGCACTGGAATTGCTGCTAAGGTTCTCAAGTCCATGGGAATCAATCTTAAGGATGCCCGAGTGGAAGTTGAGAAGATCATTGGACGAGGCAGTGGGTTTGTGGCTGTTGAAATCCCATTCACACCTCGTGCAAAACGTGTACTGGAACTCTCCCTTGAAGAAGCCCGCCAGCTAG GGCATAACTATATAGGATCTGAACACTTACTCCTGGGGCTACTTCGTGAGGGTGAAGGTGTTGCAGCCCGCGTGCTTGAAAGCCTTGGTGCTGATCCAAACAACATCCGCACCCAG GTCATAAGAATGGTCGGTGAAAGTACAGAAGCTGTTGgtgctggagttggtggaggaaGCAGTGGCCAGAAGATGCCCACACTTGAAGAATATGGTACAAATTTGACAAAATTAGCAGAAGAG GGCAAATTGGACCCAGTTGTTGGTAGACAGGATCAAATCGAGCGTGTGACACAGATTTTGGGCAGGCGGACAAAGAACAACCCCTGCCTCATTGGAGAGCCTGGTGTTGGTAAGACTGCTATTGCTGAGGGGCTAGCTCAACGTATTTCCAACGGGGATGTTCCTGAGACAATTGAAGGAAAGAAG GTTATTACTCTTGACATGGGACTCCTTGTTGCTGGAACCAAATACCGTGGAGAGTTTGAAGAGAGACTGAAGAAACTTATGGAGGAAATTAAGCAAAATGAAGACATTATTCTCTTTATTGATGAAGTGCACACACTTATTGGAGCAGGTGCAGCAGAAGGTGCAATTGATGCTGCAAATATTTTGAAGCCAGCTCTTGCCAGAGGTGAACTGCAG TGCATCGGTGCAACAACGCTGGATGAGTATAGGAAGCATATAGAGAAGGATCCTGCCTTGGAAAGAAGGTTTCAACCAGTTAAGGTTCCTGAGCCTACTGTTGATGAAACAATACAGATCTTAAGAGGACTTCGTGAAAGATATGAGCTTCACCACAAGTTGCGATACACAGATGAAGCTTTAATTGCTGCCGCACAGCTGTCTTATCAGTATATCAG TGACCGCTTCCTGCCTGACAAAGCCATTGACTTAATTGATGAAGCTGGGTCTCGTGTTAGGCTGAGGCACGCCCAG CTCCCTGATGAAGCCAAAGAGCTGGACAAAGAGCTTCGGCAGATAACCAAGCAGAAAAACGAGGCTGTACGAGGCCAAGATTTTGAGAAG GCTGGTGAATTAAGGGATCGGGAAATGGAGCTGAAGGCCCAGATTACAGCCATCATCGACAAGAGCAAAGAAATGATTAAAGCAGAGACTGAATCTGGTGAAGTTGGTCCTCTTGTCACAGAGGCAGACATTCAGCATATCGTCTCCTCTTGGACTGGAATTCCTGTGGAGAAAGTCTCATCTGATGAGTCTGATCGTCTCCTTAAGATGGAGGAGACACTACACACACGTATCATTGGTCAGGACGAAGCAGTCAAAGCTATTAGCCGTGCTATTCGACGTGCTCGTGTCGGGCTCAAGAATCCGAATCGTCCAATTGCTAGCTTCATATTCTCTGGACCTACTGGAGTTGGTAAATCAGAATTAGCAAAGGCTCTGGCGGCTTACTACTTTGGCTCAGAGGAGGCTATGATCAGGCTTGACATGAGTGAGTTCATGGAGAGACATACTGTCTCCAAACTCATTGGATCACCTCCAGGTTATGTTGGCTACACCGAGGGAGGCCAATTGACTGAAGCAGTTCGTCGCCGTCCGTACACTGTTGTTCTCTTTGATGAGATTGAAAAAGCACATCCAGATGTTTTCAACATGATGCTTCAGATCTTAGAAGATGGGAGGCTAACTGACAGCAAGGGGCGCACTGTTGATTTCAAGAACACACTATTGATCATGACATCGAATGTCGGAAGCAGTGTCATTGAGAAGGGAGGCCGTAAGATTGGGTTCGATCTTGACTATGACGAGAAGGACACTAGCTACAACAGGATCAAGAGCCTGGTGACGGAGGAGTTGAAGCAGTATTTCCGTCCAGAATTCTTGAACAGATTGGATGAGATGATTGTGTTCCGGCAGCTGACAAAATTGGAGGTGAAGGAGATTGCAGACATTATGCTGAAGGAAGTGTTCAACAGGCTTAAGGCCAAGGACATTGATCTCCAGGTTACAGAGAAGTTCCGTGATAGAGTTGTTGATGAGGGTTACAACCCAAGTTATGGTGCCCGGCCTTTGCGGCGTGCTATCATGAGGCTTCTGGAGGATAGTCTGGCAGAGAAGATGCTTGCTGGTGAGGTGAAAGAAGGTGACTCTTGCATTGTGGATGTGGATTCTGAGGGCAAGGTAATAGTCCTGAATGGCAGTAGTGGTGTTGCTGAGCCCTTGGAACCTGCTCTAAGTGCCTAA